The Candidatus Omnitrophota bacterium DNA segment GGCGAGCTCCCGATACTGAGCCAAGTCCAAACGCAAACGGCCCGCAACCGTCTTCATGGCCTTGGTTTGGGCGTTCCCGCCCACCCGCGAAACCGAAAGCCCCACATTAATGGCCGGACGCACGCCGTTATAAAAAAGATCGCTCTCCAAATAAATTTGTCCGTCCGTAATGGAAATAACATTGGTGGGAATATAGGCGGAAACGTCTCCGGCTTGAGTCTCAATAACCGGCAGCGCAGTCAAGGAACCGCCGCCCAGGTCATCCCGTAGCTTAGCCGCGCGCTCCAAAAGCCTGGAATGTAAATAGAAAACATCGCCGGGATAGGCTTCGCGTCCGGGCGGACGCCGCAAAAGCAAGGAAAGCTGGCGGTACGATTGGGCGTGCTTGGATAAGTCATCGTAGATGACCAAGGCATGCCCACCGTTATACATGGTCTCTTCGCCGATTGCGCAACCAGCGTAAGGAGCAATGTACAAGAGCGGGGCGGGATCGTCGGCCGAGGCAACCACAATGGTGGTGTATTCCATGGCCCCGTGTTTTTCCAAAGTGTCGGCCACACTGACCACGGAAGAAAGTTTTTGGCCGATCGCAACATAGATGCAGTGAACATTCCCGCTTTTCTGATTGATGATCGTGTCAACGCCGATCGCGGTCTTTCCGGTTTGGCGGTCGCCGATAATCAACTCCCGCTGTCCGCGGCCGATCGGAATCATCGAATCAATGGCCTTGAGTCCGGTCATCAGGGGTTTCTTCACAGACTGCCGCGCAATCACTCCGGGCGCGCGCCCTTCCAAAGGCCGGGTACTCTTTGCCGGCACAGGTCCCTTGCCGTCTATCGGCCGCCCCAAAGGATCCACGACCCGGCCCTTCAGAGCTTCACCCACAGGAATCTCCACAAGTTTGCCTGTGCGCTTAACGGTTTGGCCCTCCTCAATCTCCGTGTCGTCTCCCAGAATTACCACACCCACATTGCTCTCTTCCAGGTTTTGGGCCATACCCAAAGTGCCGTCCTCAAATTCCAGGAGCTCGCTGACCTGACAATCATCCAACCCGTAAACGCGAGAAATCCCGTCGCCGACCTCCAGGACCGTGCCTACAGAATCCACCCGCATCTTTTCCTGAAATCCCTCGAGCTCCTTTTGGAGTATGGAGGTGACTTCCTCGGGCTTTAGTGCCATTTCAAGCCTCCTAAATATCGACTTTTACTACAGACAGCCTGCGGCGCAGGCTATCCAGCCCAGTACGCACCGTGCTGTCCACCACCTGATTCCCAATGCGCGCTTCAATGCCGCCGAGCAACCGGGGATCCACGGCAAATTCCACCTCCAGATCCCAGCCCGAGAGCTTCTTCAGTTTATCAATCACTCGTGCGCGCATATCCGGCTCCAGCTCCACTGCCGTGCACACATGAGCCTGCTTCAAACCTTGCGATGCCTTAAGGAGTTCGGTGAACGCGCTCACGATTTCGGGAAGCAATCCGATACGCTTCTTCTGAATCAATAGACCCAGAAAATCCGCCGTCAATTCGCTCATTGATCCGGTCGTGATTTTTTCCAGAAAGGAATCCTTGTCATTCTTGGCAAGTCTCGGGCTTGCGAAGACCTCTAAAATGTCCGGTGAGAGCGCGACAAGGGTCTGCAGAGCAGCCAGATCCCCGGACACCTTCTTTTCCTCTCCCGATTTCCGGGCCTGATTCAGAAGAGCCAGCGCATAGCGCTTCACAAGCCGGAAATTGTCCATCACGAATCCTTCTCAAATTCTTCTGTCACAAACTCCTCCACCAACCGTTTGTGGTCCTGGGCCGTCATCTCCCGGCGAATGAGCTTTTCCGCTGAGGCCAGCGCAGCTTCCACAACATAATCTCGCACTTGGATTTTGGCCTTTTCCAACTCCAAAACCATATTCTGTTTGGCTTTCTCCAATATGGCGCGCGCATCCGCACGGGCCTTTTCCTGCACTTCAGCGGAGGCTTGTTTGCCTTGCTCTAACGCCTCTTGGATTCTTGCGCGGGCCTCTTCCTCAATATGAACCAGTCGCGCCTGATAATCCGCGCGGAAATGCTCCGCTTCTTCCTTGGCCCGGGCAATGCTCTTGAGCTCGTTCGCCACGTTCTCACTGCGCGCGTCCAAAGCCTGTAACAAAGGCCCCCAGGCATATTTCTTCATCAGAAGAAAGAGAACCAGGAAAGCGAGTGCGTGCACAAGGACTTCCTGCCAAATAATATTCATGGTCTTTGCCTATACCTTTGAGCCCAAAACAAACACAACCACCAGGCCGTAGATCGCAATCGCTTCGATCAATGCGCATCCGATGATCATGGCTAACTGAATGCGAGGCGCTGCCTCAGGCTGCCGGCCCATGGCATCCATAGCAGAGGCTACTGCTTTGCCCAAACCGAAAGCCGCGCCAAATGCCGCCATTGCAAAACCCAGGGGCAAGGTCAGGCCCAACCAATTCGTTGCTTGTTCCATTTGTTCCTCCGTCAGTGTCACGCTGCGCTCGCCATGACGTGTGTTAATGATCCTCCCCATGAGGAAGAACCATTGAGATGTACACCGTACTCAACAAACTAAAGACCAAGGCCTGTAATGTGCT contains these protein-coding regions:
- the atpF gene encoding F0F1 ATP synthase subunit B; the encoded protein is MNIIWQEVLVHALAFLVLFLLMKKYAWGPLLQALDARSENVANELKSIARAKEEAEHFRADYQARLVHIEEEARARIQEALEQGKQASAEVQEKARADARAILEKAKQNMVLELEKAKIQVRDYVVEAALASAEKLIRREMTAQDHKRLVEEFVTEEFEKDS
- a CDS encoding F0F1 ATP synthase subunit alpha — protein: MALKPEEVTSILQKELEGFQEKMRVDSVGTVLEVGDGISRVYGLDDCQVSELLEFEDGTLGMAQNLEESNVGVVILGDDTEIEEGQTVKRTGKLVEIPVGEALKGRVVDPLGRPIDGKGPVPAKSTRPLEGRAPGVIARQSVKKPLMTGLKAIDSMIPIGRGQRELIIGDRQTGKTAIGVDTIINQKSGNVHCIYVAIGQKLSSVVSVADTLEKHGAMEYTTIVVASADDPAPLLYIAPYAGCAIGEETMYNGGHALVIYDDLSKHAQSYRQLSLLLRRPPGREAYPGDVFYLHSRLLERAAKLRDDLGGGSLTALPVIETQAGDVSAYIPTNVISITDGQIYLESDLFYNGVRPAINVGLSVSRVGGNAQTKAMKTVAGRLRLDLAQYRELASFAQFGTELDKSTQSQLTRGERMVELLKQAQYEPLSLEEQVVSIYAGVKGYLDDLDVSRIAEFDKGLRKSIHERYADIPHTIAKDEVVSDAIAQKLDKAIAEFKAKFVET
- the atpH gene encoding ATP synthase F1 subunit delta, translated to MDNFRLVKRYALALLNQARKSGEEKKVSGDLAALQTLVALSPDILEVFASPRLAKNDKDSFLEKITTGSMSELTADFLGLLIQKKRIGLLPEIVSAFTELLKASQGLKQAHVCTAVELEPDMRARVIDKLKKLSGWDLEVEFAVDPRLLGGIEARIGNQVVDSTVRTGLDSLRRRLSVVKVDI
- the atpE gene encoding ATP synthase F0 subunit C; its protein translation is MEQATNWLGLTLPLGFAMAAFGAAFGLGKAVASAMDAMGRQPEAAPRIQLAMIIGCALIEAIAIYGLVVVFVLGSKV